In Maridesulfovibrio zosterae DSM 11974, a genomic segment contains:
- a CDS encoding ATP-binding protein has translation MVKFFRIRKGQVLPYKLLVYILICSSFFTILGTSIQLYMEYRNDVGEIQKGMNQIEQSYANTIAASLWDINIDHVKIQLEGALKLPGLRYLEVVEMSFGSVDPVASLGAIPKGKNIIERTYPLIHIVDGKTVEVGQLRAVAGLDDVFKKLKLRVFIIMLTQGVKTFLVALFILIIIHYMITRHLQAMADYAQDMDINNLDRELVLKRRRVNRTPDEIDMVVQAFNKMRMNLVRDIAERKKVEEALKEANMIVEKSPVILFKWRNEEGWPVELVSQNISQLGFQADEFLSGKIKYIEVIHHEDLDRVGQELMHWINHGVDHFIQQYRIVDHSGRVYWIEDSTVVVRDADGNVASFLGIAMDVTERVMAESELARLRNLLKNTIDSMPTVLVGVDENICINQWNKSAEEETHKTFEDVKGLHLFDLFPQLKSELDLIVESVKNLEVKEKNKIPFSADGEVQYKNIKIYPLLESEAGRGAVVLIDDVTMKSRLEDMMIQTEKMMSVGGLAAGMAHEINNPLGAVLSGVQGTERRFSPSLQKNIEVADGIGLDLQKVHQYMDQRGILGYLRGISDAGRRAARIVRNMLEFSRKSESTRAEVNVKGILEKTLSLAENDYDLKKKYDFKTIEVRRDYEQGLPKVSITETEIEQVFLNLFKNAAQAMIDKDFEGETPNITLRTRKDGDFVRIEVEDNGSGMDEDIRKRVFEPFYTTKRVGLGTGLGLSVSYFIITRNHEGEFLVESEPGKGSKFIIRLPVVENKID, from the coding sequence ATGGTCAAATTTTTCCGTATACGTAAGGGGCAGGTGCTACCATATAAACTTCTGGTTTATATTCTGATTTGTAGTTCTTTTTTTACGATTCTCGGCACAAGTATTCAGCTTTATATGGAATATCGTAATGATGTTGGTGAAATCCAGAAAGGAATGAATCAGATTGAGCAAAGCTACGCTAATACCATTGCAGCAAGTCTTTGGGATATAAATATCGATCATGTTAAAATTCAGCTTGAAGGGGCTCTTAAGCTGCCTGGGCTGCGATATCTCGAAGTTGTTGAGATGTCTTTTGGTTCTGTTGATCCTGTTGCCTCGCTAGGCGCTATTCCTAAAGGTAAAAATATTATAGAGCGCACGTATCCATTGATACATATTGTAGATGGTAAAACCGTAGAGGTCGGACAGTTAAGAGCTGTTGCGGGGCTTGATGACGTATTTAAGAAACTCAAACTCAGAGTTTTTATAATTATGTTAACTCAAGGTGTTAAAACTTTTCTTGTCGCATTATTTATTCTCATCATTATACATTATATGATTACCAGACATTTGCAGGCCATGGCTGACTATGCGCAGGATATGGATATTAATAATCTTGACCGGGAACTTGTTTTAAAGCGGCGTAGAGTTAACAGAACACCTGATGAGATTGATATGGTTGTGCAGGCATTTAATAAAATGCGCATGAATCTGGTCCGTGATATTGCTGAGCGAAAAAAGGTGGAAGAAGCACTTAAAGAAGCAAATATGATTGTTGAGAAGAGTCCTGTGATACTCTTTAAATGGCGTAATGAAGAAGGTTGGCCTGTTGAGCTTGTTTCGCAGAATATTTCTCAGCTGGGATTTCAGGCTGATGAATTTTTATCAGGAAAAATTAAGTATATTGAGGTAATACATCATGAGGACCTTGATCGAGTTGGTCAGGAACTAATGCACTGGATTAATCATGGTGTTGATCATTTCATTCAGCAATATCGCATTGTAGATCATTCGGGAAGAGTTTACTGGATCGAAGATAGCACAGTAGTTGTCCGGGATGCTGATGGTAATGTTGCTTCTTTCTTAGGTATTGCAATGGATGTTACTGAACGTGTTATGGCCGAGAGTGAATTGGCACGTTTACGTAATCTTCTTAAAAATACCATTGATTCTATGCCGACTGTATTAGTTGGTGTGGATGAGAATATATGTATTAATCAGTGGAATAAGTCTGCTGAAGAAGAGACACATAAAACTTTTGAAGATGTTAAGGGATTACATCTGTTTGATTTGTTCCCACAACTTAAATCCGAGCTGGATTTGATTGTAGAGTCTGTTAAGAACTTAGAAGTTAAGGAGAAGAATAAGATCCCTTTCAGTGCAGATGGTGAGGTTCAATATAAGAATATAAAAATATATCCACTCCTTGAAAGTGAAGCTGGTCGCGGAGCAGTTGTTCTCATTGATGATGTTACAATGAAGTCACGTCTTGAGGATATGATGATCCAGACGGAGAAAATGATGTCCGTAGGTGGACTGGCTGCCGGAATGGCCCATGAAATTAATAATCCTCTTGGAGCAGTTCTTTCAGGTGTGCAGGGGACAGAAAGACGTTTTTCTCCATCTCTTCAGAAGAATATTGAAGTTGCCGATGGGATTGGGTTGGACCTCCAGAAGGTACATCAGTATATGGATCAGCGTGGTATTTTAGGTTACCTTCGCGGGATAAGTGATGCCGGACGCAGGGCAGCCAGAATAGTTCGTAACATGCTTGAATTCAGCCGTAAGAGTGAATCTACAAGAGCAGAAGTAAATGTGAAGGGAATTTTGGAAAAAACCCTTAGTCTGGCTGAGAATGATTATGATTTGAAAAAGAAATATGATTTTAAAACTATTGAAGTCCGGCGTGACTATGAGCAGGGATTGCCGAAGGTAAGTATTACAGAAACCGAAATTGAGCAGGTTTTTTTAAATCTTTTCAAAAATGCAGCTCAGGCAATGATTGATAAAGATTTTGAAGGAGAAACTCCTAATATTACCCTTAGAACACGCAAAGATGGTGATTTTGTTCGCATCGAGGTTGAAGATAACGGTTCGGGAATGGATGAAGATATCAGGAAAAGGGTGTTTGAACCATTTTATACAACTAAGCGGGTAGGTTTAGGAACCGGACTTGGGCTGTCTGTTTCTTATTTTATTATTACGCGGAATCATGAAGGTGAGTTTTTAGTTGAATCAGAGCCTGGTAAGGGATCAAAATTTATTATAAGACTTCCTGTTGTTGAAAATAAAATTGATTGA
- a CDS encoding Lrp/AsnC family transcriptional regulator, which yields MKERQLVLDDVDRNIIEELQRNGRESYKNIARKLGVSDGTVRLRTERMIKNDYLRITASVNPLYFENSLIAMVGINLDERANSDIMEKISKVNGVQSVINVSGRFDLLVEVFVASRNDFRQFLVDDLSCIGGIKSTETFMFLDAINKWAEHRD from the coding sequence GTGAAAGAGAGACAATTAGTTCTTGATGATGTAGATCGTAATATTATTGAAGAATTACAGCGTAATGGACGTGAATCATATAAAAATATAGCAAGAAAACTTGGTGTTTCTGATGGCACTGTACGGTTGCGTACAGAACGAATGATCAAAAATGACTATTTGCGTATCACCGCTTCCGTAAATCCTCTTTATTTTGAAAACAGCCTTATCGCTATGGTTGGTATTAATCTCGATGAACGCGCCAACTCTGATATTATGGAAAAGATATCAAAGGTTAATGGTGTTCAAAGTGTAATCAACGTTTCCGGCCGTTTTGACCTTTTAGTTGAAGTCTTTGTCGCTTCCAGAAATGACTTCCGTCAGTTTCTTGTAGATGATTTGTCATGCATTGGTGGTATCAAATCGACAGAAACATTCATGTTTCTTGATGCTATTAATAAATGGGCTGAGCACAGAGATTAA
- a CDS encoding glycine C-acetyltransferase yields the protein MQNNLLKSLSEQTEELKSEGLYKDERIITSQQQALISVAGGQEVLNFCANNYLGLANNPDLIETGKAALDKYGFGLSSVRFICGTQDVHKQLEKRISQFLKTEDTILYSSCFDANGGLFETILGKEDAVISDALNHASIIDGVRLCKAQRFRYKNNDMADLEEQLKAAANCRHKLIVTDGVFSMDGIIADLKSVCDLADKYGALVMVDDSHAVGFIGENGRGTHEYCGVLDRVDIITGTLGKALGGASGGYTSGRKEIIEWLRQRSRPYLFSNTLAPVIASTSIAVLDLIDGKPELREKLEENSRIFRTRMTEAGFTLVPGNHPIIPVMLGDAVLAQKMSEGLLKEGIYVVGFSFPVVPRGAARIRTQMSAGHTPEQVNKAVDAFIKVGRELGIIK from the coding sequence ATGCAAAATAATTTGTTAAAATCTCTTTCTGAGCAGACTGAAGAGTTAAAATCAGAAGGTCTTTACAAAGATGAAAGAATTATAACTTCCCAGCAGCAGGCACTTATTTCTGTTGCAGGAGGCCAGGAAGTACTCAATTTTTGCGCAAACAACTATCTGGGACTGGCAAACAATCCAGATCTTATTGAGACAGGTAAAGCTGCACTCGATAAATACGGATTCGGACTTTCCTCAGTTAGATTTATCTGTGGGACTCAGGATGTACACAAACAGCTTGAAAAAAGAATCAGTCAATTTTTAAAAACCGAAGATACGATTCTTTACAGCTCATGTTTTGATGCAAACGGTGGATTGTTTGAAACAATTCTGGGTAAAGAAGATGCAGTTATCAGTGATGCTCTGAATCACGCTTCTATTATTGATGGCGTCCGCCTGTGTAAGGCTCAAAGATTTCGCTACAAGAATAATGATATGGCTGACCTTGAAGAGCAGCTTAAAGCCGCTGCAAACTGTCGTCATAAACTGATTGTAACAGATGGTGTTTTTTCCATGGACGGCATCATAGCAGATCTCAAATCCGTGTGCGACCTGGCTGATAAATATGGCGCACTTGTAATGGTAGATGATTCTCATGCTGTCGGTTTTATCGGTGAAAATGGTCGAGGAACTCATGAGTATTGTGGAGTTCTTGACCGGGTAGATATTATCACAGGAACTCTGGGTAAAGCTCTTGGCGGAGCATCTGGAGGATACACTTCAGGACGTAAAGAAATTATTGAATGGCTGCGCCAGAGATCACGCCCCTACCTTTTTTCCAATACTCTTGCTCCTGTTATCGCATCCACATCAATTGCAGTGCTGGATTTAATTGATGGAAAGCCTGAACTTCGTGAAAAGCTTGAAGAGAACAGCAGAATTTTCCGCACCCGCATGACAGAAGCCGGATTTACTCTTGTACCAGGTAACCACCCCATTATACCAGTTATGCTTGGTGATGCAGTCCTTGCCCAGAAGATGTCTGAAGGACTGTTAAAAGAAGGTATCTACGTTGTCGGTTTTAGTTTTCCAGTAGTACCGCGCGGGGCTGCAAGAATCAGAACTCAGATGTCTGCAGGTCACACTCCTGAGCAGGTAAACAAGGCTGTTGACGCATTTATTAAAGTAGGCCGTGAACTCGGAATAATCAAGTAA
- the tdh gene encoding L-threonine 3-dehydrogenase, protein MKMMKALVKSKAKEGIWMEEVPVPQCGPNDVLVKVKKTAICGTDVHIYNWDKWAQQTIPVPMVVGHEFVGTIESMGSEVQGLDLGDRVSAEGHVTCGHCRNCRAGKRHLCRNTIGVGVNRPGCFAEFISVPASNVFKLTESISDDVASVLDPLGNAAHTALSFDLVGEDVLITGAGPIGIMAVAIARHAGARHIVITDLNDYRLEIAGKLGASKTVNVSKEKLDDVMADLKMTEGFDVGLEMSGSPAAFKDMLDKMNHGGNIAMLGIMPEGTGIDWNKVVFKGLKIKGIYGREMFETWYKMASMLQSNLDITPAITHHFKIDDFQKGFDVMRSGQSGKVVLDWD, encoded by the coding sequence ATGAAAATGATGAAAGCTCTGGTTAAAAGCAAGGCAAAAGAAGGCATCTGGATGGAAGAAGTTCCGGTTCCCCAGTGCGGCCCCAACGATGTACTCGTCAAAGTTAAAAAGACTGCTATTTGCGGAACCGATGTACACATCTATAATTGGGATAAATGGGCTCAGCAGACAATCCCTGTCCCAATGGTTGTAGGACACGAATTTGTCGGAACAATCGAAAGCATGGGCAGTGAAGTACAGGGACTAGATCTCGGAGACCGTGTTTCTGCTGAAGGCCATGTCACTTGCGGACATTGCCGTAACTGCCGCGCCGGCAAAAGACACCTATGCCGTAATACCATTGGTGTTGGTGTAAACCGTCCGGGCTGTTTTGCAGAGTTCATCAGTGTTCCTGCATCAAATGTATTCAAACTTACAGAATCCATTTCTGATGATGTAGCATCTGTCCTTGATCCTCTTGGCAATGCAGCACATACAGCTCTCTCATTCGATCTCGTTGGTGAAGATGTTCTCATTACCGGAGCAGGTCCAATCGGCATCATGGCTGTAGCAATTGCCCGCCATGCAGGAGCAAGACACATTGTCATTACAGATCTTAATGATTACCGCCTTGAAATCGCAGGTAAGCTTGGAGCATCCAAAACTGTCAACGTCAGCAAAGAAAAGCTTGATGATGTTATGGCAGACCTGAAAATGACCGAAGGATTTGATGTTGGTCTTGAAATGTCCGGCAGCCCTGCGGCATTTAAAGACATGCTGGATAAAATGAATCATGGCGGAAACATAGCTATGCTCGGCATTATGCCTGAAGGTACCGGTATTGACTGGAACAAGGTCGTCTTCAAAGGATTGAAGATCAAAGGTATATATGGCCGTGAAATGTTTGAAACATGGTATAAAATGGCTTCCATGCTGCAATCAAACCTCGACATAACTCCCGCAATAACACACCATTTCAAAATTGATGATTTTCAGAAAGGTTTTGATGTGATGCGTTCTGGCCAATCCGGAAAAGTTGTTCTTGACTGGGATTAA
- a CDS encoding AsmA family protein, producing MSKTSKIIITAAVSVVVVIAAAMVLATILIDPNDYKDEISKIVREKTGRELVFDGDLKLSVFPWIGISTGGVSLSNAPGFAEKNMLSLKSADVSVKLIPLITGGIELRNVEANDLHVNLMRNKKGVTNWDDLTGGDNAEKQDKKTSETTKKEKSELKLSVGGVSVQNAQIVWDDRKEDIRQAVSDCDITVDGFAPGSPFKFNIHVALSSTKPEIEADVNTSGEAEVSKDFKQVGVKGLSVVVDAAGKAVPGGKGKIALTGDAAVDMIKGAADIKGLVLEAYGMRADGTFKAAGLNGKDLNFSGDLNVPSFNLKSTLDQMAMNIKTSDSSALSSVGMNFNFSGTKSSVEIKDLLINLDESIIKGLFSFASPDRPNIVAQVNIDKLNIDKYLPPKEDKKVEEKETAVAPAVNEDKQELLPVDLLRKLTLKADLSIKQLIAGKANLSDVVVRARAKDGVLTVKPASLNAAKGAFTSTAVVDVRGKQPVMTASASLTGLDGAALSHEMTGKDSFSGKMSFNTNLQTAGNDMKSVYANLNGNFGFKVLDGYVSGFDLLYLAGDAFSVLTGGAFGNRDSKRTEFGEVSATATINKGVAVNKDLLMKSPLLRASGAGSMNLNTMTLDYGLDAKIVGTLEGQGGKSMNDLIGLTVPVTISGAVADPSIMVDLPRFAVILAKSGFSIVGSVVEGVGDVIQGIGDTLSGKKSSGSTSDQDKNPVQKLGNTLKKFF from the coding sequence ATGAGTAAAACGTCAAAGATTATTATTACAGCGGCAGTTAGTGTGGTTGTCGTTATTGCAGCGGCTATGGTTCTGGCTACAATTTTAATTGATCCCAATGATTATAAAGATGAGATTTCAAAAATTGTACGTGAAAAGACCGGGCGTGAATTGGTTTTTGATGGAGATCTGAAACTATCAGTCTTTCCTTGGATCGGTATTTCAACTGGGGGAGTTTCGCTTTCAAATGCTCCTGGATTTGCAGAAAAAAATATGCTCAGTTTAAAATCAGCCGATGTAAGCGTTAAGCTGATCCCGCTTATTACTGGCGGCATTGAACTTCGTAATGTTGAAGCTAATGATTTACATGTAAATTTGATGCGTAATAAAAAAGGTGTCACTAACTGGGATGATTTAACCGGTGGTGATAATGCTGAAAAACAAGATAAAAAAACATCTGAAACAACAAAAAAAGAAAAATCTGAGCTTAAACTTTCAGTTGGAGGAGTCAGTGTTCAGAATGCTCAAATCGTATGGGATGACCGAAAAGAAGACATCCGGCAGGCTGTAAGTGATTGCGATATTACTGTGGATGGATTTGCTCCCGGAAGTCCGTTTAAATTTAATATACATGTAGCCCTTTCATCTACAAAGCCTGAGATTGAAGCTGACGTTAACACTTCCGGTGAAGCTGAAGTTTCAAAGGATTTTAAACAGGTCGGGGTTAAAGGTTTAAGTGTTGTTGTTGATGCTGCCGGTAAAGCTGTTCCCGGCGGAAAAGGCAAGATTGCACTTACAGGTGACGCAGCTGTTGATATGATTAAAGGTGCAGCTGATATCAAAGGGCTTGTGCTTGAAGCCTATGGCATGAGGGCAGACGGCACATTTAAAGCTGCTGGGCTCAATGGAAAAGATTTAAATTTTTCAGGTGATTTGAACGTACCCAGTTTTAATTTGAAGAGCACTCTTGATCAAATGGCTATGAATATAAAGACATCTGACAGTTCTGCCCTCAGTTCCGTTGGTATGAATTTTAATTTTTCAGGTACGAAAAGTTCTGTAGAGATTAAAGATTTGCTGATTAATCTGGATGAATCAATCATTAAGGGACTATTTTCATTTGCCAGTCCTGATCGGCCTAACATTGTCGCACAGGTTAATATTGATAAGCTTAACATAGATAAATACCTGCCGCCTAAAGAAGATAAAAAAGTTGAAGAAAAAGAAACTGCAGTTGCTCCAGCTGTAAATGAAGACAAACAGGAACTTCTCCCTGTTGATTTATTACGTAAGCTCACGCTTAAAGCTGATCTGAGTATTAAACAGCTAATAGCTGGAAAGGCCAACCTTAGCGACGTTGTCGTACGAGCCAGAGCCAAAGATGGAGTGCTCACAGTGAAACCTGCTTCACTTAATGCGGCCAAGGGCGCTTTTACCTCAACGGCAGTAGTTGACGTTCGGGGTAAGCAGCCCGTTATGACTGCAAGTGCTTCTCTGACCGGATTAGATGGAGCGGCTTTGTCGCATGAGATGACTGGTAAGGATTCATTTTCAGGAAAGATGAGTTTCAATACGAATTTGCAAACTGCTGGTAATGATATGAAGTCAGTTTATGCAAATCTCAATGGTAATTTCGGTTTTAAGGTTCTTGATGGTTATGTTTCAGGGTTTGACCTTCTTTATCTAGCAGGTGATGCGTTTTCTGTTCTGACTGGCGGTGCTTTCGGAAATAGGGATAGTAAGAGGACTGAGTTCGGTGAAGTTTCTGCAACGGCCACAATAAATAAAGGAGTTGCTGTAAACAAAGATCTGCTTATGAAATCGCCTCTGCTGCGTGCATCAGGAGCAGGAAGTATGAACCTTAATACTATGACTCTTGATTACGGGCTGGATGCAAAAATTGTAGGAACTCTGGAAGGACAGGGCGGTAAGAGTATGAATGATCTGATCGGCCTGACTGTTCCTGTAACTATTTCCGGAGCAGTTGCAGACCCATCTATAATGGTTGATCTGCCGCGTTTTGCAGTTATTCTTGCAAAGTCTGGTTTTAGCATTGTTGGAAGTGTTGTTGAAGGTGTTGGCGACGTGATTCAAGGTATCGGCGATACTTTATCAGGTAAGAAATCTTCTGGCAGTACTAGTGATCAAGACAAGAATCCTGTCCAAAAATTGGGAAATACCCTTAAAAAGTTTTTCTAA
- a CDS encoding MerR family transcriptional regulator gives MNGQSEEKIYKIGQAAKLVGLKSYVLRFWEGEFEQLEPIRTPSGQRLYNDGHIALISRIKSLLHDEGLTIEGARKRLDSPEPDDSAVAALEESTASNIEQLPLFLHDGRSDNFVDKSVLKEIQAELLALKNLLS, from the coding sequence ATGAATGGGCAGAGTGAAGAAAAAATCTATAAAATAGGCCAGGCAGCTAAACTTGTCGGGTTGAAATCTTATGTGCTGCGGTTCTGGGAAGGCGAGTTCGAGCAACTTGAACCTATCCGGACACCCTCAGGACAGCGTTTGTATAATGACGGGCATATTGCTCTCATTAGTAGAATTAAATCGTTGTTGCATGATGAGGGGCTTACTATTGAGGGCGCACGTAAAAGGCTTGATTCTCCAGAGCCTGATGATAGCGCTGTTGCTGCACTTGAAGAGTCTACCGCTAGTAATATTGAGCAGCTGCCATTGTTTCTCCATGATGGACGCTCTGATAATTTTGTAGATAAATCAGTCCTTAAAGAAATACAGGCAGAATTGCTCGCATTGAAGAATTTACTCAGTTAA
- a CDS encoding DUF2491 family protein, whose amino-acid sequence MSSWKTIGRVLKNKISEVRKSSEHDYDEKIPLGMHIGGKVGIDTTTFLLYGDKLITAKPASEYYVIGHGIVFIEGERVDRIYLSTGKTTEAVLELMSGAGEETYEARFYIPFDRVYPQSDDEWAFWLDENEGYIGWEAFELKDILFSRLWMPGPQRVKPLELKEKLQIGSEEVDVTHETMIYGRSPDENEDLSEYVLVELSSSVNEDFISIMTGVDMIPTAIRVMY is encoded by the coding sequence ATGAGTTCATGGAAAACAATAGGTCGCGTTCTCAAAAATAAAATAAGCGAAGTGAGAAAATCATCTGAGCATGATTATGATGAAAAAATTCCCCTTGGAATGCATATAGGCGGGAAAGTCGGGATTGATACCACAACTTTTCTTCTTTATGGGGATAAACTGATAACCGCAAAACCTGCTTCAGAATACTATGTCATCGGTCATGGCATTGTTTTTATTGAAGGTGAAAGAGTTGATCGAATTTATCTGAGCACGGGTAAAACAACCGAAGCTGTTCTGGAGCTTATGTCCGGAGCAGGTGAAGAGACTTATGAGGCACGTTTCTACATTCCTTTTGACAGGGTTTATCCTCAATCGGACGATGAGTGGGCATTCTGGCTGGATGAGAATGAAGGATATATCGGATGGGAGGCTTTTGAACTTAAAGATATCCTTTTCAGCAGGCTGTGGATGCCCGGACCTCAAAGGGTAAAGCCACTTGAGTTAAAGGAAAAATTACAGATAGGATCTGAAGAAGTCGATGTTACTCACGAAACAATGATATACGGGCGCAGCCCAGATGAAAATGAAGATTTGTCAGAGTATGTGCTTGTTGAACTAAGTTCTTCAGTCAATGAGGATTTTATTTCCATTATGACTGGAGTCGATATGATTCCAACCGCCATACGGGTTATGTATTGA
- a CDS encoding TAXI family TRAP transporter solute-binding subunit, with product MKSSKFDKKISNKQTVSGAKSSYAQYQNSRSKFKKKSVSSYKSNYKNNKLSQKVNHNKRFDYDNDASARSRYYSSSGWRAPGYIYNSRPSFGMWDSMCLWMMLSNLSRPGYSQTFYNHQNDVGIQEWRREADELARTNAELREKLNELDAATAGMNGPIDPSFLPEGIPASIALAPEALAAMSSSTPVLRFATASKTGNYNYFGGVVKSKASGIDVELLNTSGSWENLDLLVNGKVDAAMVQSDALMLYKALYPDVKLVTEQTVIYPEAVQMIANRDSGIKSVKDINPDKHILYIGPKGSGTAMTWKAFCVLDSRYKKIPTRTAGYDQALQEVRENPYAVMMFVSGLNSEFIHKANQLASSGTGLQLVTVDDWDFNDVSDSDGNDVYKFVEIPSGVYPALQKGWIFGHDIETIAVESVMVLKSDWIDRNGAETLDSLSSAIVEAKSIMQKRISAKGN from the coding sequence GTGAAAAGTTCCAAATTTGATAAAAAAATTTCCAATAAGCAGACCGTGTCCGGTGCAAAGTCATCGTATGCCCAGTACCAGAATTCTAGATCCAAGTTTAAAAAGAAGTCTGTTTCATCGTATAAATCCAACTATAAAAACAATAAGCTTTCGCAGAAAGTTAATCATAATAAGAGATTTGATTACGATAATGATGCTTCTGCACGCTCTAGATACTATTCCAGCAGTGGGTGGAGGGCTCCCGGATATATTTATAACTCCCGTCCCAGCTTCGGTATGTGGGATTCTATGTGTCTGTGGATGATGCTCAGTAATCTGAGTCGTCCCGGATATTCCCAAACATTTTATAATCATCAGAATGATGTCGGAATTCAGGAATGGCGCAGGGAAGCTGATGAACTTGCCAGAACAAATGCAGAGCTTCGAGAAAAGTTGAATGAGCTGGATGCTGCTACAGCAGGTATGAATGGTCCTATAGACCCATCATTTCTGCCGGAAGGGATTCCGGCCAGTATTGCTCTGGCCCCTGAAGCTTTGGCAGCTATGTCCAGCAGTACTCCTGTTTTGCGTTTTGCTACAGCCTCTAAAACAGGAAACTATAATTATTTTGGAGGAGTTGTTAAAAGCAAAGCCAGTGGTATTGACGTTGAGCTGCTAAACACATCCGGTTCATGGGAGAATCTTGATTTATTAGTAAACGGTAAGGTTGATGCGGCAATGGTTCAGTCTGATGCACTTATGCTTTACAAAGCCTTATACCCTGATGTGAAGCTCGTTACTGAGCAGACAGTTATTTATCCTGAAGCGGTGCAAATGATTGCCAATCGTGATTCAGGTATTAAATCTGTTAAAGATATAAACCCGGATAAGCATATTTTGTACATAGGGCCCAAAGGGTCTGGTACAGCCATGACTTGGAAAGCATTCTGCGTGCTTGATAGCAGATACAAAAAAATACCGACACGCACAGCCGGTTATGATCAGGCCCTGCAGGAGGTAAGAGAAAATCCTTATGCTGTAATGATGTTTGTATCTGGGCTGAACAGTGAATTTATTCATAAAGCTAATCAACTTGCATCCTCAGGTACAGGACTACAATTGGTTACTGTAGATGATTGGGATTTCAATGATGTAAGCGATAGTGATGGAAATGATGTCTATAAATTCGTTGAAATTCCTTCTGGAGTGTATCCCGCTCTGCAGAAAGGGTGGATATTCGGTCATGATATTGAAACAATAGCTGTGGAGTCTGTAATGGTTCTGAAATCAGACTGGATCGACAGAAACGGTGCTGAAACACTTGATTCATTATCTTCAGCAATTGTCGAAGCAAAATCCATAATGCAGAAAAGAATATCAGCTAAAGGTAATTAG
- the speB gene encoding agmatinase — MEDFFLAGEIPNCAPEKAAIHIISAPLESSVSYGGGTAEGPKAILEASTQLELWNGVSCPGEAGIHTAEVLDCSGGTQKSLNAIEKAVSFSSDCGAIPIVLGGEHTVTLGALRALKKKYGNFGIVQFDAHADLRDSYEGDSFSHACVMRRAVDELGLTVFQLGVRAMCLEEVEFRKEAGIRYIDSRELYLSGIPESLLPDDFPEKIYITFDVDGLDPSVIRATGTPVPGGIGWHDAMSLLELAVQNRCVIGADVVELAPQAGDHASDFAAAQLAYQLTAHCISSAGD, encoded by the coding sequence GTGGAAGATTTTTTTCTTGCCGGTGAAATCCCTAATTGTGCTCCTGAAAAGGCTGCAATCCATATAATATCTGCTCCTCTCGAATCATCTGTTTCTTATGGAGGGGGTACGGCAGAAGGCCCTAAGGCTATTCTTGAAGCGTCGACGCAGCTTGAATTATGGAATGGGGTATCATGTCCGGGGGAAGCTGGAATTCATACAGCAGAAGTGCTGGATTGCTCTGGCGGAACTCAGAAAAGTCTAAATGCAATTGAAAAAGCAGTATCTTTTTCATCAGATTGCGGAGCGATTCCCATTGTTCTCGGCGGCGAACATACGGTTACTTTAGGAGCGTTGAGGGCTCTTAAAAAAAAGTATGGAAATTTTGGAATAGTTCAGTTTGATGCTCATGCCGACTTGCGGGATAGCTATGAAGGAGATTCGTTCAGTCATGCCTGTGTTATGCGCAGGGCTGTGGATGAACTTGGCTTGACTGTTTTTCAGCTGGGCGTACGGGCTATGTGTCTTGAAGAAGTTGAATTTCGTAAAGAAGCCGGCATCCGGTATATTGATTCACGGGAACTATATCTAAGCGGTATACCTGAATCTTTACTGCCTGATGATTTTCCTGAAAAAATTTATATCACGTTCGATGTCGATGGGCTTGACCCATCAGTTATCAGAGCTACCGGAACTCCTGTCCCCGGAGGTATAGGATGGCATGATGCAATGTCACTACTTGAGCTGGCAGTACAGAATCGTTGCGTTATAGGTGCAGATGTAGTTGAACTGGCCCCTCAGGCTGGAGATCATGCTTCAGATTTTGCGGCCGCACAGCTCGCATACCAGCTTACAGCTCATTGTATTTCTTCAGCTGGAGATTAA